The bacterium genome includes a region encoding these proteins:
- a CDS encoding cell division protein CrgA: MPQSKGRRKRKTAGRPTPPKSAASRGKKAKESSKLYVAVMFGLMALGVLMVVTRYVLDTPSWLLLVGLASMGGGFLMTTNYH, encoded by the coding sequence ATGCCGCAATCCAAGGGACGTCGTAAGCGCAAGACGGCGGGTCGTCCGACACCGCCCAAGAGCGCTGCGAGCCGGGGGAAGAAGGCCAAGGAATCATCGAAGCTCTACGTGGCCGTGATGTTCGGTCTCATGGCTCTCGGGGTTCTGATGGTGGTGACCCGGTACGTGCTAGACACGCCCTCGTGGTTGTTGCTGGTCGGGCTGGCTTCGATGGGCGGCGGCTTCCTGATGACGACCAACTATCACTGA
- a CDS encoding aminodeoxychorismate/anthranilate synthase component II: protein MRVLVLDNYDSFTFNLVQYLGELGAEPTVVRNDEMDAPAAARFEPERLVISPGPGRPENAGYTESYIGHFAGQVPILGVCLGHEAIVTSFGGAIDLAPRIMHGKTSSIRHDGKDVFSGLENPFVATRYHSLAASELPDVLEPCAWSEDDVIQGVRHRELPIHGVQFHPESVLTDEGMALLDNFLTGRS from the coding sequence ATGCGGGTGCTGGTTCTGGACAACTACGACAGCTTCACCTTCAATCTGGTCCAGTATCTGGGCGAACTCGGCGCCGAGCCGACCGTGGTCCGCAATGACGAGATGGACGCGCCCGCCGCCGCCCGGTTCGAACCGGAACGGCTGGTCATCTCACCGGGACCGGGACGGCCCGAGAACGCCGGCTATACGGAGTCGTACATAGGACACTTCGCCGGACAGGTGCCCATCCTGGGCGTGTGCCTTGGTCATGAGGCCATCGTCACCTCGTTCGGCGGCGCCATCGACCTCGCCCCGCGGATCATGCACGGCAAGACCTCCTCGATCCGCCATGACGGCAAGGACGTCTTCTCCGGTCTTGAGAATCCCTTCGTCGCTACGAGATACCACTCGCTGGCGGCCAGCGAATTGCCCGACGTGCTCGAGCCGTGCGCCTGGAGCGAGGACGACGTCATACAGGGAGTCAGGCACCGAGAGCTTCCCATCCACGGCGTGCAGTTCCATCCGGAGAGCGTGCTCACCGACGAGGGGATGGCCCTGCTCGACAACTTCCTGACCGGCCGGTCCTGA